In the Capra hircus breed San Clemente chromosome 17, ASM170441v1, whole genome shotgun sequence genome, TAAAACGACTGTCAAGTGGCGGCAGGGGGAGGGGCACCCGGCCAGGAGTCACAGGGCCACGTCCTGGGCCCAAGTCCTGGCGTTGACTCCCTGACATGAGTCGGTTCTCAAGCCTGTTCTCTCCACTGCTAGGAGGACACAGACGGTGCCTCCCTCGGGGCTGCTGGGTGATTTCAACAAGATAATATCGGTGGAGCCCccggcccagggcctggcacatcaAGCCCTTCAGTGATGTCACCCGGCGGGCTTCTCGCTGCTGGAATATCCAACCACCTCCAGCCATGGCACTAAATACATTCCTGAGAGCCAGACCAGGACCAGCAAGAGGCAGGTAGAGCACTTTTTTGGGTGCAAAATTTATGGAAATGCCTCCAGATCCAGGAAGCAAGAGAAATAATGCTTTCAtgccataattttttaaaaatcaaaataataaaaaaaatctgatcAACAAGGTAtcacaattataaataaaaactgCCTGCCCTTTCTCCCCTGACCCTTGTTACTGTGATGGAAACAATCATTTACGAGGGTTGATAGTGGCTGTAAACGGGCTCTGTTTACAATCGTGTTTGGATTGTGGAGTTTAACTTTTCCCACTGGGTGCCAGACCCAGGAGGATCTTTTGAGGAGTGTCTGGGGGATGAacacatttttccttttgcttctggcTCCCACATGGCTGTGTCAGGCACAGGACATGCCTGTATCTGAACGTTTCTCGGAGATGTTTGTCTCTTCGAGTGTTTGTTTCTTGGAGATGTTTTCACAATGGAAGGGATGGTGTGGAGCGGTCGGGACTTGGGAACCTGGGGCTACCATCTGGCCTGTGACAGCCCTTCCCAGCAAGGGCTGCTGGGGCGTGGATTTGGCTACAGGCAAGATCAGCCCTTGAGAACGCTGTCTACTCAAACCACTTCTCTTGTCCTTTGTAGGATGGTCTACCATGGTAGGGAGTGCAGGACTATTTATTATGTACAACCTGCTCCCTCTAGGATGATGCTGAGGTGCAGGAAGGATCCAGTGACTTGATGGATTCTGGGAGCTCCTGGAACATACCCCTCCCCAGACCAGCCTGAGTGCCCACCCGCTCAGCCACAAACTGCCTTTAGCCTATTCTGTGCCATTCTCAGCTCCATTCACACCAGCCAAGCCGCCTGCTGTGCACCAGACCTGGTGCCAACCGCTGGTCGGGGCCACTTCCTGGAGGGTTTTCGCTGTTACTCACGGTCACCTGCACCTTACCCACTTTGCCCAAGTCCAGGAACAACACGACCCAGAGGGGAGGAAATACGGTGTTCCCTCCAGCAAAATGAGCAGGCAAGTTGGTTAAGAATGAAAGCAGAGGCAAGCACAAAACTCATCATTTTACTGTTTGCTGACTTGCTGGCAAGGATGGCTGGAGGGACCCGCCTTCTCGCGCTTCATGCTAATGACCGATGGCCGGATGGAGTTCACTGGATCTTTCCGCCCTGACTGTGCGAGCCTGCCCCTCCCAACTCGTTTCCTGCAATTAGCGGCGTGGAACCTTCAGGATCTCAGGGCTGCTGCCTCGCCCTTCATAAATATCTCCCTTCCCAAGGACACAGCTGGCACGGGCAGTGTCGCTTCATAGCGGGAGGGAGCCGCGGTGacaactgaaataaaatacaGCCGTGGTCTGGATCTCAGAGGGATAAACCAGCCAAGTGCAACGTCAGAGAAGTCGGTCTGGTCTGTGTCAGCCTCGCTGGAACCGTGAGCTTATTCTCTGAAGCTGAAGGCACTCCACCTCTGGCCCTGGATGCTGCCACCCTGGGCAGGACATGGCCCCCTCAAAGTGGCAGTCTCCCTCTCTTGGGGGGGGTCTCTGGCCCCTGATGGAGGGAGACTCCCCTTGAGAGAAGATTCCCCAGGTCACACCCCCGCCATGCACACACTTCAAGTCCAAGTGCTTCCGAGGCCTCACCTGCCAGTCTGCAGCCGTCCTCCGCCTGTGATGAGTGGCTCAGAGGTGACTAAACTCCAAATCCTGTCTGCCTTCCCCTTTATAAATGTGACATTTAAAGCCCCTTTGGCACAGGTAAATCACAATTACATTTCCAAGGGCCTCTGGTACCATTCCAAATCCTCGGACAGCCAGAGTTGCCAGTGGAAGGCCTTGcgctctgacacacacacactcacacagacacacacacacacacacggtgcaaGCCTTTcccacttttattctttttttctgcttggTTCCTCAATGAAGCAGTCACTTTATCTTTCTTTCCTGCAACACCGACTTCATTCCCACTTCCTGGAAGACTGAGGAGAgcccaggggaggaggggaggattcTCCACCAGCCACAGCTCCCAAAGGAAGTGGCAAGGCTGTGAAAGGAAGCCAGGTCTAGACAGACCAGCTTCTGGCGCCTGTGGGTGAGATCTTCAGGGATCAGGACGCGAGGGCGAAGTCTTCCCTTCACCGTCGTCACTTCCATTCTTCCCCAGAGCCTCAGGTGCGGTCCGACAGGTCATTTTTCTTGTATATCTTTTCTGGATTCCCTTCCTTCATGGCTGTGTATCTGGCTAATGTGAAGAGATAGTCGCTGAGTCTGGAGGGGCAGAAGCAGGCAAACAGAATGGACTGAAATGAGAGATCAATGCTAACTGGGTCCTCCCTAAACGAGCCTTCAAGGAGGAAATATCAATCACACGCCCCTAGGAGCATTGGCAGGACAGCGGGTGCTCAGCCAACCCGGGCTTGATGGATGGCATGTGAGGCCAGCTTCCGTGCGAGCCCGGCACCCAGCTCTGGCGCCAGGGATGGGGCGGTTTCCCCAGGAAGAGGCCGTTGCCCTGCCTGGCCTCACAGGGCTGGCGACTTTGGGCCCCGTCCCTGCTTTCTGCACCTTCCGACGACCAGGCCTGGTGCCTCCCAATCTGGGGCATGCACACAAATCCCTCGGGGATCCTGGTGACATGCAGATCAGATTCTGATTGGAGAGGACAGGCTGGGCAAGTGTAAGCGACGCCCAGGCGATGCTGGCGCTGCTGGTCTGAGGAACTCGCTGTGAGCAGAGGGGGCCTAGGCCCGGCTTCGCAACCttggcacaactgaagtgaatgaatgagggagGCTCGTTCTGTGGTCGTCACTCCCCACAATGTGCCTACGTTTTCTGGCAGGCTCTTCAGATCCCATCTGAGTACCTGTTTAAGAACTTGACCACGTTTGCGTCGGTCTCACCCGTCTGGACAAGAGGCACCACGCtagaagaggaggaaacacaGCGTCACACCGTTGTTAGGGGCTCAGCACGCTCGGGGCCCGGGGCTGCGTCCCGAGCCGGTACCTCCCTCCCGCTGCAGCCTGACCGGGCGTCCTCGCCAGTCTGTGCACAGACGTTCTAGAGGGTGCTCACTGGAGATGAGGGCCCATGACGTGGCAGCCCCTCCGGGGCCCATCACCTCTGCTGCATAACCCCTGCTGGGAGGCACTCACCCCAGACCAAGGTCCCAGGTTTCTGTCCCCTCTCCCAGGGGCTTTGTCACCTGTACACAGGTCTGGCATCCTGAGGACCCTCCTCTGCTTGGCCAGTTCCCGTTGTTGGACCTTTCTTTGGACCATCTCCACGTTTTTGCTACTATGAGCACTGCTGACGAGGATGGCTCTGGGCAAATGACTCTTTtctcctgaagctgaagctcttctGTGACCCAGTGTCCCTTTACGAACCACTTGGGCCCAAGAGCCTTTCATGAAAAGTGAAACTTTCATGACATGGGGCCGTGGACAGAGCTCAGGTTTGGAGCAGACACACCTGGGCTCCAGTCTGGACTCTGCCATGGACCACCCAGGGGACCCTGGCCACGGTGTCACCTCTGAGCCCCAATTTCCTGACCCTGGCAGAGTGGGGACCGCCACCACCTCTCTTCCAAGCTTACCAcaaggaatgaatgaaataatgaatacAAAGCGCCCAGCACAGCCTCGTCTGTTGTATACAGACGTTTTATTGTCTTTGTTGTCATTTTTGTGTAAACCTGGGTGGCAGCCTGGCCTATGAATCGTGTTAAATGGAGATTTTGCACATCactcttttgtttatttcaatatttatttgactgtgctgggttttagatgggatctttgatctttgttgcggcatgcagtatctttttttttttttcatatttatttattttgcttcccTGGGTTTTAACttgtggcaggtggaatcttttcagtggtggcatgtgaactcttagttgcagcatgtgggatctagttccctgacccggaatcaaacccgggccccctgggttgggaatgtgagtcttagccactggaccctcagggaagtccctgcaattGCTCTTTTAATGTTTCCTTGATAAGGCTGTCAGCAGCTTCTGGGAGGTTCCCTCCTCTCTGATTCTGAATTTGGGGATGGGGTCAGCAGGTGGTTGGCTGGTCTGGGCCCTTCTCCACCCAGCACCCAGTAGTCACCCCACGGCCTAAAGCCAGTCATCAGCTTTCAGGATAAAGGCAGAGCCCTTGGGTGCAGGAGGCCCTGCCCGGCCTGGCCTCGGCTCAGCCTCCGGCCTCACTGTGCCCCACGCCTCTCACTGGGGACCAGATCTTCAGCCTCCTTTCTGTGCGTTCAGTGCAGGCTGCTGCCTCTGCCCTTGCTGTCCCCTCGCCCTGGACACTCTGTCCACCATTCTCCCCCACTAACTATTGCCTCCCCCCAAGCCCAGTCCCAGACTGGGTCCCCCTGGGGCCAAGCACCCTCCATCACAGCTTTCATCATGCTGTGGAGCTTTTTGATCTTTCTGCTCAGCGGAGGGCCCCTCCTGTTTAAATTAACCTGAAGAACGGGAAACCTTCACTGACGGCTGAATTTCACACCACCTGAGTGGTACTATCATTATGATTAATCAACTAGACCCGCTGGGCCTCCCCCACCCCGCTGTTGCTGGAGCTGTCCGCTTCAGCACCAGCTCTGATCTCACCAGGGACCCCTGTgtccccccaccgccccctccAACTGCGGCCGCGCTCCTGGCTCCCGGAGGCCCTGTACCGTCTCTCAGCTCGGCGACACACGGCCCGACAGAAGTGCAGTGCGGAGCTGCTCTTGCCTCCTGACTGAAAGAAGAAAGCGGGTGTTGGCtggagtggggatggggtggagggggctggggggtgcCCACTGCAGACATGGAGCTCAGACGGACTGACGGACATGCAGGCTCACCCTGCCCACAACCCAGGGCAGTGTTCTGCCTCCAGGGGCCCTACCGGGGCGTAGTCTCTGGGTGTTGTCActttgtgaccgactctttgtgtccgactctttgtgtccgactctttgtgaccccatgtactgcagcccgccaggctcccctgtccatgggattctctaggcaagaatacttaagtgggttgccatgcccttctccaggtgatcttcccgacccagggattgaacccgggtctcctgcactgcaggcatattcttactGTCTGAACCTCAAGGGAAGCCTCTGGGTACCCCTCTCTAAggcggggaggggtgggaatgggACCAGTGAAGGTCTGGAGGGGACTCAGGGGCTGGGGGACAGCTTCTGTCACCGTTACACATAAAAGAGGGGGACTTCGTCACTGCTGGTGTGTTGGGGTCAACACACGTGCCCACAGCCACCCTGCAGGCTGAGGCGGCCGGGTACCTACAGGCAGGATGAAAGCGGTGAGCGGGGGCAGCTGACGAGAGTATCTGTCGATCCACTGCTCCAGCTCCAGGATGGGCCCCACCTCAAATGTGGCATGCTCTGTGGAGCCAAGGAGACCAGCACTGCGTGAGGCCATGGCCCCAGGATCACAGGAACCCGCCTGTTCCTTTCCATCCAGATGCCCTGCAAACCACTCCACTGGTTCAGAGGTACCTTCCCTCTCAGGCTGCAAGGCCAGGCTGACAGGGGTCCCAGGTGCCCCCCAGGAGAGGGCTCCCTGGGCCCCCACAGGGCCTTCTGAGCACACACCCAGTGCATTCAGGGAGAGATTTACTTAAGTGAGCCTCCCTGGCTGAGGAGCGCGGAGTCGCCAGGGCAGAGCCGACGTCCTGCAAGGAACACTGGATctgggggaggaaaggaaggcACAGATGAGAACCTCATCATGCCGGCCACTCGAGGTCCCCTGCGTCCACGCGCAGAAGCTGGTGGGCTGGGGCTGGCAGATTGCTAAGGAGCCAGCATTTAAAGGCTATTAGCAAACTGTCTGAACCCACAGAACACCTGCCCTGGTTGGCAAGGGACCTGGCTCCCTTGGGGATATCTGGGTGACGCAAACAGTGAGCATCAAAGGCCCAGGGTGGATAGGAAGAATCCTCTCGCCCAACCCTCCTCTCCCataggcaggggccctgggaggtctttttcttttctctaacctGACGGCCTTGGTTTTCTAACCTATAACACCTGGGCTGAGAGACCCAAGGCGGCagtgccttttattttattttgatctgtattcttcttctttttcaataatttctttttggctgcgctgggtctttgctgctgcgtggGCTCTTCTCGAGTTGTGGCGAGTGTGCCTACTCTCTAGTGGCGGGgtctgggcttctcactgccggggcttctcttgttgcggagcacgggttctagggcTCCGGTTTCAGGAGCTGCGGCACGCAGGCTCGAGAGCGTAGGCTCAGtaagttgtggtgcacgggctcagctgctctgcggcatgtggcaccttcccggatcagggatcgaacctgtgtctccggcatcagcaggcagagtctttaccactgggccacgagGAAAGCCTGCCAGTGCTTTTTAAACTGGACAGGACAGATCTGCCCTCTGATGAGAAGGCCACCATGGCAGGGTGCTGGAAGCAGGACAGAGCTCCTTGGGCCACCAGGCTACAGACTGCTTGAGTTATGTGACCATGTGGTGTCTCCATGGCTTCTGGCTGCTGGTGCAAAGTGACTTCACAGTCCCACCCCGCCATCGGCCACCTGCAGCATTCACCCTGGGGCTGGAGAGAGGTGACTGCTGCCTGGGAATCAGATCCCAGCCCCGCTGGGATTCCTGGCTGCAGGGCCTCGGCCTGAGCCTCGCTTTTGTCCTCTGTAAGATGTGAAAGCTGGCCTCCACCTCATGGGCTTCTGCAGAGAAAGCTGGGAACAGGCTGCCTGGCCTTCTACAGGCCTTGGGGCAGCCTAGGAGAACAAGCCACAGTCCATACCCTTGGGATGTCCAGGCCATATGCCTGGTGATTCCTATATgtcgtagctcagatggtaaagcatctgcctgcaatgtgggaggcctgggttcgatccctgggttaggaagatccctgagtcaggaagatcctctggagaaggaactggcaacccactccagtattcttgcctggaagatcccatggacagtggaggctggcgggctacagtcaatgggatcgcaaagagctggacaagactgagcgactaacactttcactttagaggcAGAAGCACAGGAGCTGTGGGAGCCTGGGAGGGGCACccgctgggggctggggtgg is a window encoding:
- the MMAB gene encoding cob(I)yrinic acid a,c-diamide adenosyltransferase, mitochondrial isoform X2; protein product: MAVWGPGGRLGLRECLGARKLLCPRFQSRGPQGVEDGDRPQPSSKTPKVPKIYTKTGDKGFSSTFTGERRPKDDQVFEAVGTTDELSSAIGFAMELIAEKGHPFVEELQKIQCSLQDVGSALATPRSSAREAHLKHATFEVGPILELEQWIDRYSRQLPPLTAFILPSGGKSSSALHFCRAVCRRAERRVVPLVQTGETDANVVKFLNSQIHSHEGRESRKDIQEK
- the MMAB gene encoding cob(I)yrinic acid a,c-diamide adenosyltransferase, mitochondrial isoform X1, encoding MAVWGPGGRLGLRECLGARKLLCPRFQSRGPQGVEDGDRPQPSSKTPKVPKIYTKTGDKGFSSTFTGERRPKDDQVFEAVGTTDELSSAIGFAMELIAEKGHPFVEELQKIQCSLQDVGSALATPRSSAREAHLKHATFEVGPILELEQWIDRYSRQLPPLTAFILPSGGKSSSALHFCRAVCRRAERRVVPLVQTGETDANVVKFLNRLSDYLFTLARYTAMKEGNPEKIYKKNDLSDRT